From a single Erpetoichthys calabaricus chromosome 1, fErpCal1.3, whole genome shotgun sequence genomic region:
- the LOC114663142 gene encoding piggyBac transposable element-derived protein 4-like, producing the protein MVSLRDDTMEQRVACIKKEDCECDPIQLPSGVHSVKVMDCPEVMCAFKEEESGKSFIQMKTEDSESISGGFDGQNYETLNSFKEEVSSESEINLQVCPSSLNEKTYLEYNEGIQWFSRGHSGTRFPESELAEEIYYSREMEEKSCPTQHETTRFTAKDIVDQLYPEEDFPEELESCEEEESEEEEDHVEPSSEQHSSDDNEEEEEENEGMTEIFMSWNGEMGWSPAPYAREGAGGWAVEDVQRRTPGPTRLAVANTVNLLSAFLLFFPASIERIVIEMSNLEGIRRYGERWKKIDESELRAYLGLLVLAGVYRSQGEAASRLWHPETGRPVFCATMPLKRFCALSAILQFDNRESRAARRATDKLAAFREVWDRWAKKLPLMYHPGPDVTLDERLLAFRGRCPFRQYMPNKPGKCGIKLWVVCDAQSSYAWDIQVCTGRAEGKAAASEKKQSQRIILDMTRGLGGHNVTCDNVFVSCELGQELLKKQITLVGTMQRNKQELPAALTLTRHRKVFSSVFAFTPTTTLVSYIPKKKTNVVLLSTFHKDAQVSDRVDKKPVMILDYNRNKGGVDNLDKVTAMYSCQRKTARWPLALFFKIIDISTFNAFVIWSELNPSWKPSKRNWRRLFLEELGKELVTPFMQRRRCLPHTHLSASLVRAAQNSESGTCDVPQEPRARSRKRRRCNFCPSKSDTKTGRTCCQCKRYICQSHTLEIRSYCFACREYCCR; encoded by the exons ATGGTCTCACTCAGAGATGATACCATGGAGCAAAGGGTGGCTTGCATCAAGAAAGAGGACTGTGAGTGTGATCCCATCCAGCTGCCATCAGGGGTTCACTCCGTGAAGGTGATGGACTGTCCAGAGGTGATGTGTGCGTTTAAAGAGGAGGAATCTGGCAAGAGTTTCATTCAAATGAAAACAGAGGATTCAGAGAGCATTTCAGGTGGTTTTGATGGGCAGAACTATGAAACCTTAAACAGTTTCAAAGAAGAAGTGTCTTCAGAAAGTGAGATTAATTTACAAGTGTGTCCATCATCATTAAATGAGAAGACTTACTTAGAATACAATGAAGGCATACAGTGGTTTTCTCGAGGTCATTCTGGCACACGGTTTCCTGAGTCTGAACTTGCTGAAGAGATATATTATAGTCGGGAAATGGAAGAAAAGTCATGTCCAACACAGCATGAGACAA CAAGATTCACTGCAAAAGATATTGTTGATCAGTTATATCCTGAAGAGGACTTTCCAGAGGAGTTAGAAAGctgtgaggaagaagagtctgaggaggaggaggaccacGTGGAGCCATCAAGTGAGCAGCACTCATCAGATGAcaatgaagaagaagaggaggaaaatGAAGGAATGACTGAGATCTTTATGTCCTGGAATGGTGAAATGGGCTGGTCTCCAGCACCTTATGCACGTGAGGGTGCAGGCGGGTGGGCTGTTGAAGACGTCCAGCGGAGGACTCCCGGGCCAACTAGATTAGCAGTGGCCAATACAGTCAACCTTTTGTCAgccttcctgcttttttttccagcTTCCATTGAAAGAATTGTCATTGAGATGAGCAATCTAGAGGGGATCCGGCGGTATGGCGAGCGATGGAAGAAAATTGATGAGTCTGAGCTACGTGCTTATCTTGGTCTTCTGGTGCTGGCTGGGGTGTACAGATCACAAGGTGAGGCTGCCTCCAGGCTGTGGCATCCGGAAACGGGAAGGCCAGTGTTCTGTGCAACTATGCCCCTCAAGAGGTTCTGTGCCCTGTCGGCAATTCTACAGTTTGATAACCGGGAGTCAAGAGCTGCACGGCGGGCTACGGACAAGCTGGCAGCCTTCAGGGAGGTCTGGGACAGATGGGCCAAGAAGCTGCCGCTGATGTACCACCCTGGGCCTGATGTCACACTGGATGAGCGGCTTCTTGCATTCAGAG GTCGCTGCCCTTTTCGCCAATACATGCCAAATAAGCCAGGCAAATGTGGAATTAAATTGTGGGTGGTCTGTGATGCACAATCCAGTTATGCCTGGGACATACAAGTGTGTACTGGAAGAGCAGAAGGAAAAGCAGCAGCCTCCGAGAAAAAACAAAGCCAGCGCATCATCCTTGATATGACACGGGGTCTTGGGGGTCATAATGTCACCTGTGACAATGTCTTTGTCTCATGTGAGCTTGGCCAGGAGCTCCTAAAAAAGCAGATCACTTTAGTTGGCACCATGCAACGAAACAAGCAGGAACTGCCTGCTGCTTTAACCCTAACCAGACACAGAAAGGTTTTCTCTTCCGTGTTTGCTTTTACTCCCACCACCACTCTGGTTTcttacattccaaaaaaaaagacaaatgtcgTACTgttgagcacctttcacaaagATGCCCAAGTGAGTGACCGGGTAGACAAAAAGCCGGTGATGATCCTTGACTACAACAGAAACAAAGGTGGGGTGGACAATCTGGACAAAGTCACGGCTATGTACAGTTGCCAGAGGAAAACTGCACGCTGGCCCCTCGCCCTATTCTTCAAAATTATTGACATATCCACGTTCAATGCTTTTGTAATTTGGAGTGAACTCAACCCTAGCTGGAAGCCAAGCAAAAGGAACTGGAGGAGGCTCTTTTTGGAGGAGCTCGGTAAAGAACTGGTGACGCCTTTCATGCAGAGGCGGCGGTGTCTTCCCCACACTCACCTATCGGCATCCCTTGTAAGGGCCGCACAGAATTCAGAGTCGGGCACTTGTGATGTCCCACAGGAACCCAGAGCAAGGAGCAGAAAGAGGAGGAGATGCAATTTCTGTCCCAGTAAGAGTGACACTAAAACGGGCAGAACTTGTTGCCAATGTAAAAGATACATTTGCCAAAGCCATACATTGGAAATTCGTAGCTATTGCTTTGCTTGTAGAGAGTACTGCTGTAGATAG